The Acetivibrio cellulolyticus CD2 genome segment TTTGTCCAAAAAATTAAATCCATGAAAAATGCTGATGGTGAAGAAATCGACAGTGCTCCTCATCCTCAGATGACAGTCTATATGCCTATGGAACAGGAAGTCTACCCTTATACAATGTTAAGAAGAAAAGGGTAAATTGGGTTTAAAGAAATTTTAAAACACTGCCAAAAATCTTGGTGCTAAACACTTTACGTGACTTTTGTTTAAATGATATAGCCCGCAAAATAAGCTTTGCGGGCTATAGTTCATATAAACATGATTTTATTTAATCCAGATATTTTTGTAGATCAGTCCCATATCTTTACCGTAAAACTGTACAGTACCATCATCCATTATAACTTCTGTACCAACGCCACCTGCCGATATTGCTTTAACTCCTTTTAAACCTTGTATACTGCTGCACTGTTGAAAATAGTCATTCCCCCATGCAACAACTGTACCATCACACTTTAATGCAACGGAGTGACTCATTCCTGCCGAAACTGCTACAACACCTGTCAATCCTTCCGGTACGTTACATTCACCATCACGATTGTTTCCCCATGCTACAACAGTTCCATCTTCTTTTAGTGCCAGTGCATGCTCTGAAGAAGCGGATATTGAAACTACATTTGACAATCCTTCAGGTAATGATAATTGAGAATATTCATTATTACCCCATTCAACAACTGTGCCATCATTCTTAAGTGCTACTGCAAAATTTCTTCCCGCTGCTACTGCTTTTACATCATTTAAATCTTCTGGTATCGTGCATTGACCATAATCATTGTTACCCCAGCCGATTACAGTTCCATCCTCATTTATCGCAAGCACATATTCGAATCCTACGGAAATATCCAAAGCATTTTTTAAACTTTCAGGTACGTCGCACTGCCCTCTTGAGTTACTTCCCCATGCTACAACTGAGCCGTCTTCTTTTATAGCCACAACATTACAAACTGCTGAACCAACTTTTTTGATATCTGAGCCAAAAGTTTCTGGTAAAGTTTCAGTTTCTGCATCACGATTGTTACCCCAAACAACAACACTTCCATCTTCTTTAAGTGCAGCAGAAAGACCAGCAAAAGAAACCTGCTTCACATTTGAAAGATCAGGAAAAAGTTGATTCTGTAAAAAAGCATTGTCTCCCCAACCAGTTACTTCTCCTGTTTCTGAAACAGCCAAAGTACGGTTATCACCAGCAAAAATTGCAGCTATTTTAGGTAGACCAGCCGGGACCTTGTTCTGATTATACGTACCTAATCCAACTGAAATAACCGAACCATCATTCTTTATTGCACTCAGATGATACCAACCGGCGGAAATTGCTTTTATATCAGATAAATCTTTTAAATAAGTATTGCAAAAATCTGAATCTCCCCATGCCACAACAGTTCCATCTTCTTTTAGTGCAGCAACCCAATTAGCGCCTCCTGTTATTTCCTTAACTCCTTTCAATCCTTCCGGCATTTTCAAATCTGTTCCATAACCTTTTCCCCATGAAACGACATATCCATCTTCCTTCAGCGCAGCTATAATCGTATCACTAATAGCAACAGACTTGACATCTATCAAATTTTCCGGAACTTTATCCTGATTAGAAACGTTATCTCCCCAAACAACAATCGTTCCATCTTCTTTTAATGCAACAGAAAGGTGGGATTTGGCAATGATTGCTTTAACATTGGTTAGCCCTTCCGGTATGTCGCACTCTCCAAAACTGTTATCGCCCCATGCAACTACTGTCCCATCTTTCTTTAATGCTAACGAATGCCATAAACCTGATGCAATGTCCACTACATCTTTTAACCCTGACGGTACCTGACACGAACCTTTCAAATCATTTCCCCAGGCTGCTACGGTACCATCATCTTTTAACGCCACAGTATATTGATATCCACATGAAAAATCAATAACATTATCTTTTTCCGTTGCCTTAACTACCGGCATTGTTGTTTCAGCAAACTTTGGTGCATGCCGTATATTAGATAAATTTTTCTCTTTAGGGAACATTTCCCCCTTTAAAATAAACTTTCTCATATATGCAAAATCAAGAGCGTTTATTTCTCCGCTTTCATCCACATCTGCCGCCCAGATCTTATCT includes the following:
- a CDS encoding dockerin type I domain-containing protein; translated protein: MNMYLGRGKKIFLSVVVGSMLLSSFTFVNSFAATSEETILGEGLIGDVNDDSKVNSIDLACFRGYLLGMPGYSNLKDKIWAADVDESGEINALDFAYMRKFILKGEMFPKEKNLSNIRHAPKFAETTMPVVKATEKDNVIDFSCGYQYTVALKDDGTVAAWGNDLKGSCQVPSGLKDVVDIASGLWHSLALKKDGTVVAWGDNSFGECDIPEGLTNVKAIIAKSHLSVALKEDGTIVVWGDNVSNQDKVPENLIDVKSVAISDTIIAALKEDGYVVSWGKGYGTDLKMPEGLKGVKEITGGANWVAALKEDGTVVAWGDSDFCNTYLKDLSDIKAISAGWYHLSAIKNDGSVISVGLGTYNQNKVPAGLPKIAAIFAGDNRTLAVSETGEVTGWGDNAFLQNQLFPDLSNVKQVSFAGLSAALKEDGSVVVWGNNRDAETETLPETFGSDIKKVGSAVCNVVAIKEDGSVVAWGSNSRGQCDVPESLKNALDISVGFEYVLAINEDGTVIGWGNNDYGQCTIPEDLNDVKAVAAGRNFAVALKNDGTVVEWGNNEYSQLSLPEGLSNVVSISASSEHALALKEDGTVVAWGNNRDGECNVPEGLTGVVAVSAGMSHSVALKCDGTVVAWGNDYFQQCSSIQGLKGVKAISAGGVGTEVIMDDGTVQFYGKDMGLIYKNIWIK